One stretch of Streptomyces sp. NBC_00443 DNA includes these proteins:
- the fdhD gene encoding formate dehydrogenase accessory sulfurtransferase FdhD, with protein MGRVTERRKVIRIRDGAVSTRPDTLVAEEPLEIRLNGKPLAITMRTPGDDFALAAGFLVSEGVLAEQGDLQNIVYCAGATVDGSNTYNVVDVRTAPGVQIPDITLERNVYTTSSCGLCGKASLDAVRTTARWPIADTPPVRVEPELLASLPDRLRAAQRVFDRTGGLHAAALFSEDGELLDIREDVGRHNAVDKLVGRALQNGDLPLSRTILLVSGRASFELAQKAVMAGIPLLAAVSAPSSLAVDLAAETGLTLVGFLRGSSMNVYAGEHRLALRTAAAQA; from the coding sequence CGACGCAAGGTGATCCGCATCCGGGACGGGGCCGTCTCCACGCGCCCGGACACGCTCGTCGCCGAGGAACCGCTGGAGATCAGACTGAACGGCAAGCCGCTCGCGATCACCATGCGCACTCCGGGCGACGACTTCGCACTGGCGGCGGGCTTCCTGGTCAGCGAGGGCGTCCTCGCCGAGCAGGGCGATCTGCAGAACATCGTGTACTGCGCGGGCGCCACGGTGGACGGCTCCAACACGTACAACGTGGTGGACGTGAGGACCGCGCCGGGCGTGCAGATCCCGGACATCACGCTGGAGCGGAACGTCTACACGACCTCGTCCTGCGGCCTGTGCGGCAAGGCCAGTCTCGACGCGGTCCGCACGACGGCCCGCTGGCCGATAGCCGACACTCCCCCGGTCCGGGTCGAACCCGAACTGCTCGCGAGCCTCCCCGACCGGCTCCGCGCGGCCCAGCGGGTCTTCGACCGGACCGGGGGCCTGCACGCGGCGGCCCTGTTCTCGGAGGACGGCGAGCTGCTGGACATCCGCGAGGACGTGGGCCGGCACAACGCGGTCGACAAGCTGGTCGGGCGCGCCCTGCAGAACGGGGACCTGCCGCTGTCCCGGACGATTCTGCTGGTCTCCGGGCGGGCCAGCTTCGAGCTGGCGCAGAAGGCCGTGATGGCGGGGATCCCCCTGCTCGCGGCGGTGTCGGCGCCCTCGTCGCTCGCAGTGGACCTGGCCGCGGAGACGGGGCTGACGCTGGTGGGCTTCCTGCGGGGCAGCTCCATGAACGTGTACGCGGGCGAACACCGGCTGGCCCTGCGGACCGCGGCCGCCCAGGCCTGA
- a CDS encoding MarR family winged helix-turn-helix transcriptional regulator, which yields MGKSNEFPIGCRHARSPLPAVRTLPSWLLGRAAARGRSLLTEALAAEGVKMWHHVVLSAVRDLAPVAQADLGRSVQLDPKDLVGILNDLQSAGLVLREPDPNDRRKNAVSLTDAGARLLERCEKAAREANDALLAPLSPAERDRFMDLLIRISGTRS from the coding sequence ATGGGGAAGTCCAATGAGTTCCCGATAGGGTGCCGGCATGCCCGAAGCCCCCTTCCCGCTGTCCGCACCCTCCCCAGCTGGCTGCTCGGCCGAGCGGCGGCCCGGGGGCGTTCCCTGCTGACCGAGGCGCTCGCGGCGGAGGGCGTGAAGATGTGGCATCACGTGGTGCTCTCGGCCGTCCGCGACCTCGCCCCCGTGGCGCAGGCGGATCTCGGCCGCAGCGTCCAGCTCGACCCCAAGGACCTGGTCGGGATCCTCAACGACCTGCAGTCCGCCGGCCTCGTCCTGCGTGAGCCGGACCCGAACGACCGCCGCAAGAACGCGGTCTCCCTCACCGACGCGGGTGCGCGCCTGCTGGAGCGTTGTGAGAAAGCGGCCCGCGAGGCCAATGACGCGCTCCTCGCCCCGCTGTCACCGGCCGAACGCGACCGGTTCATGGACCTGTTGATCCGGATCTCCGGGACCCGGAGCTGA